A portion of the Gossypium arboreum isolate Shixiya-1 chromosome 8, ASM2569848v2, whole genome shotgun sequence genome contains these proteins:
- the LOC108470275 gene encoding pleiotropic drug resistance protein 1-like: MERNDLYQFSNSFRANRSSRWRDSGGYNVFSKSQREQENEDEEDLKWAAIERLPSVRKGLVTTSDGKTANVDIPKLGPEQRKHLMDRLIKHAEKDNESFLLKVRERLDRVGIEIPKLEVRFEHLKVKAEAYIGSRALPSFFNFFINYLKSILYGLHLLSSRKKHLSILRDVSGIIRPCRMTLLLGPPSSGKTTLLLALAGKLDRDLEFSGRVTYNGHEMDDFVPQRTAAYIGQHDVHIPEMTVRETIAFSARCQGVGPRFEMLAELSKREKAANITPDPDIDVFMKATSVAGKETSVLTDYILKILGLEICADTMVGNELIRGVSGGQKKRVTTGEMLAGPAKLLLMDEISTGLDSSTTYQIVKSLRQFVHILNGTAFISLLQPAPETYDLFDDIILLSDGQIAYQGPREHVLEFFESMGFKCPARKGVADFLQEVTSRKDQRQYWTQADKDYSFVTVEQFVEAFQSFHVGKGLQNDLATPFIKNERDTQLLTTKNYGVRKMELLKACFSKEMLLMKRNSFLYIFKLVQLLVMAVIGSSVFLRTEMHKGTPTDGIIQTGAVFFSVFMIMFNGLAEISMVVFKLPVFFKQRDSLFYPAWAYAIPTCLLKIPISFLEVGLWVVMTYYPMGMDPSILRFLKQLLLLLLLNQMSSALFRLIAAMGREMTVTSTLSAFFLLVLFANCGYILSRDEVKKWWIWGYWASPMMYAQNAIVANEFLGDSWNKVNPLANEKLGVLVLKARGCFAKAYWYWIGVGALLGFVLVFNLFYTLALTFLNPLKESRSLKPEDKSNEEDDKSGVHAPPQPKGWDTEQLKSKDELGRKKGMILPFEPHCITFEEVVYSVDMPQEMKAQGVTEDRLLLLRGITGAFRPGVLTALMGVSGAGKTTLMDVLAGRKTGGYIEGSIKVSGFPKTQDTFARISGYCEQADIHSPHLTVHESVLYSAWLRLAPEVNSETRKMFVKEVMELVELNAWGQALVGLPGVNGLSLEQRKRLTFAVELVANPSIIFMDEPTSGLDARAAAIVMRIVRKTVDTGRTVVCTIHQPGIDIFEAFDELLLMKQGGQEIYVGPLGHNSCELIKYFEGIEGVSKIKDGYNPSTWMLEISTAAQEMALGVDFADVYKNSELYKRNKALIEQLNMPSPGAKELHFCTQYSQSVLSQFLACLWKQRCLYWRNTEYTAVRFFFTTITALMFGTMFWKVGSKRGRRQDLLNAMGSMYAAVLFIGVQNASSIQPVVNVERTVFYREKAAGMYSPMAYAFAQVAIELPYILVQTVTYGIIVYPLMAFEWSGARFFWYLFFAYFTFLFFTFFGMMTVAITPNYHIAGIISTAFYAIWNLFIGFLVPRTKIPIWWRWNYWICPLAWSLYGLTVSQFGEVEDVLDTGETTKDFLKSYFGFRHEYVGVVAVVMVGWAVVFAFLFAVFIKILDFQHR; encoded by the exons ATGGAGCGAAATGATCTTTATCAATTTAGTAATAGTTTCCGAGCAAACCGTTCTTCAAGATGGAGGGACAGTGGTGGTTACAATGTTTTCTCGAAATCTCAACGAGAACAAGAGAATGAAGACGAAGAAGACCTAAAATGGGCAGCCATAGAAAGACTGCCAAGTGTAAGGAAAGGTTTAGTGACCACATCAGATGGTAAGACGGCCAATGTTGATATACCTAAATTAGGGCCTGAACAAAGGAAGCATTTGATGGATAGGTTGATCAAGCATGCTGAGAAGGACAATGAAAGTTTCTTGTTGAAGGTCAGAGAGCGACTTGACAG GGTTGGCATTGAAATCCCCAAACTTGAAGTCAGATTTGAGCATCTAAAAGTTAAGGCAGAAGCATATATAGGAAGCAGGGCGTTGCCttcatttttcaatttctttatcaATTATCTAAAG AGCATTTTGTATGGCCTGCATTTGCTTTCTAGTAGAAAGAAACATCTGTCTATTCTTCGGGATGTAAGTGGAATCATCAGGCCATGCAG AATGACATTGCTGTTGGGCCCTCCAAGTTCTGGAAAAACCACTCTGTTGTTAGCATTGGCAGGAAAACTTGACCGTGATCTAGAG TTTTCTGGAAGGGTGACATACAATGGGCATGAAATGGATGATTTTGTGCCTCAGAGAACTGCAGCATATATTGGACAACATGATGTCCATATCCCAGAAATGACAGTAAGAGAAACCATAGCCTTCTCTGCTAGATGCCAAGGGGTCGGACCACGATTTG AGATGCTAGCAGAACTGTCAAAAAGGGAGAAAGCAGCCAATATTACACCTGATCCTGACATTGATGTCTTCATGAAG GCAACATCAGTTGCGGGTAAAGAAACAAGTGTGCTCACAGATTACATTCTAAAG ATTTTGGGCCTAGAAATTTGTGCGGATACCATGGTGGGTAATGAACTGATTAGGGGTGTCTCTGGAGGACAAAAGAAGAGAGTAACAACCG GTGAAATGCTAGCTGGACCAGCAAAGCTGCTGCTCATGGATGAGATATCCACTGGTCTGGATAGTTCAACAACATACCAAATTGTCAAGTCGCTGAGGCAGTTTGTTCACATCTTGAATGGAACTGCCTTCATTTCTCTCCTCCAGCCAGCACCAGAGACTTACGATCTCTTTGATGATATCATTCTCCTATCTGATGGCCAGATTGCGTACCAGGGTCCTCGGGAACATGTGCTTGAGTTTTTTGAATCCATGGGGTTCAAATGTCCGGCCAGAAAGGGTGTTGCAGACTTCTTGCAAGAA GTTACATCAAGGAAAGATCAAAGACAGTATTGGACGCAAGCTGACAAGGACTACAGTTTTGTGACGGTGGAACAATTTGTGGAGGCTTTCCAATCATTTCATGTAGGAAAAGGATTGCAGAATGATCTTGCAACTCCGTTTATCAAGAATGAAAGAGATACTCAACTTTTGACGACCAAGAATTATGGTGTTAGGAAGATGGAGCTTCTCAAAGCTTGCTTCTCGAAAGAAATGTTGTTGATGAAGAGGAACTCATTTTTGTACATCTTCAAGCTAGTGCAG CTTTTAGTGATGGCAGTGATAGGATCGTCTGTCTTTCTGAGAACTGAGATGCATAAGGGGACTCCAACAGACGGAATAATTCAGACGGGTGCTGTTTTTTTCTCTGTGTTTATGATCATGTTTAATGGATTAGCAGAGATAAGCATGGTTGTTTTCAAGCTTCCTGTCTTCTTCAAGCAAAGAGACAGCTTATTCTATCCTGCATGGGCATATGCTATCCCTACATGCCTTTTGAAGATTCCTATATCATTCTTAGAGGTCGGCCTCTGGGTAGTGATGACCTATTATCCCATGGGCATGGATCCCAGTATTCTCAG GTTTCTAAAGCAGTTGCTTCTGCTGCTGCTATTGAACCAGATGTCTTCTGCGTTATTTCGATTAATTGCAGCAATGGGTCGGGAGATGACTGTTACTAGCACATTATCTGCATTCTTTCTGCTCGTTCTTTTTGCGAACTGTGGATATATCTTGTCACGAG ATGAGGTTAAGAAATGGTGGATCTGGGGTTATTGGGCATCACCTATGATGTATGCACAGAACGCAATAGTCGCTAATGAATTCCTTGGAGATAGCTGGAATAAG GTTAATCCATTAGCAAATGAAAAGCTAGGAGTTCTAGTTTTGAAGGCTCGTGGGTGCTTTGCAAAAGCATACTGGTATTGGATAGGAGTAGGTGCATTGTTGGGATTCGTACTAGTTTTCAATCTCTTCTATACTCTGGCTCTAACTTTTCTCAACC CTTTGAAGGAATCCCGAAGTCTAAAACCAGAAGATAAAAGCAACGAAGAAGATGATAAAAGTGGAGTACATGCTCCGCCGCAGCCCAAAGGATGGGACACAG AACAATTGAAGTCAAAAGATGAGCTGGGTAGGAAAAAGGGTATGATCCTTCCATTTGAACCGCACTGCATTACCTTTGAGGAGGTGGTATATTCAGTAGATATGCCACAG GAAATGAAAGCCCAAGGAGTGACTGAAGATAGATTGCTGCTTTTGAGAGGTATAACTGGTGCTTTCAGGCCTGGTGTTCTCACTGCCCTGATGGGTGTTAGTGGAGCTGGTAAAACCACTTTGATGGACGTCCTGGCTGGTAGGAAAACTGGCGGGTACATCGAGGGAAGCATAAAAGTTTCTGGGTTTCCCAAAACGCAAGACACGTTTGCTCGAATAAGTGGTTACTGTGAGCAAGCTGACATCCATTCCCCTCATCTTACAGTCCATGAGTCCGTGCTCTACTCAGCATGGCTTCGTTTAGCTCCTGAAGTGAATTCAGAAACCAGAAAG ATGTTTGTGAAGGAAGTCATGGAACTCGTTGAACTGAATGCCTGGGGGCAAGCATTAGTTGGCTTGCCAGGTGTAAATGGTTTGTCACTTGAGCAGCGAAAGAGGCTAACCTTTGCAGTTGAGCTAGTTGCAAACCCTTCAATTATTTTTATGGATGAACCAACATCAGGACTTGACGCTAGAGCTGCTGCAATTGTTATGCGAATAGTTAGGAAAACAGTGGACACAGGAAGGACAGTTGTGTGCACCATACATCAGCCAGGGATTGATATATTTGAAGCTTTTGACGAG TTATTGTTAATGAAGCAAGGAGGACAAGAGATATATGTAGGGCCATTGGGTCACAATTCATGTGAATTGATAAAGTACTTTGAG GGAATCGAGGGAGTAAGCAAAATAAAAGATGGATATAACCCATCAACTTGGATGTTAGAAATTTCCACTGCGGCCCAGGAGATGGCTTTGGGGGTTGATTTTGCAGATGTATACAAAAATTCAGAGCTGTACAA GAGAAACAAAGCTCTTATTGAACAACTGAACATGCCTTCACCTGGTGCTAAGGAACTTCATTTTTGTACTCAGTACTCGCAGTCAGTTTTGTCCCAATTCTTGGCCTGTTTATGGAAACAACGATGCTTATACTGGCGAAATACAGAATATACTGCCGTAAGATTTTTCTTCACGACCATCACAGCCTTAATGTTCGGAACAATGTTCTGGAAGGTTGGGTCCAAAAG AGGAAGGAGGCAAGACCTGCTCAATGCAATGGGTTCTATGTACGCTGCTGTTCTCTTCATTGGCGTCCAAAATGCTTCAAGTATACAGCCAGTAGTGAATGTTGAGCGAACCGTGTTTTACAGGGAAAAGGCTGCTGGAATGTACTCACCTATGGCCTATGCTTTTGCACAG GTTGCAATTGAGCTCCCATATATCTTGGTGCAAACAGTGACATACGGCATCATTGTGTATCCATTAATGGCATTCGAATGGAGTGGTGCAAGATTCTTTTGGTACCTATTCTTCGCGTATTTCACATTCCTATTCTTCACCTTCTTTGGCATGATGACTGTGGCTATTACACCAAACTACCACATTGCTGGAATCATTTCTACTgctttttatgcaatttggaatCTCTTTATAGGGTTCTTAGTCCCCCGCACG AAAATCCCGATTTGGTGGAGGTGGAACTATTGGATTTGCCCCTTAGCTTGGTCCCTCTATGGTTTGACAGTATCACAGTTCGGAGAAGTAGAGGATGTTCTTGATACAGGAGAAACAACAAAAGACTTTCTAAAGAGTTATTTCGGTTTCAGGCATGAATATGTGGGCGTGGTGGCTGTTGTGATGGTTGGATGGGCAGTGGTTTTCGCATTTTTGTTTGCAGTTTTCATCAAAATACTCGATTTTCAACATAGATAA